The following coding sequences are from one Lipingzhangella halophila window:
- the atpA gene encoding F0F1 ATP synthase subunit alpha yields the protein MAELTIRPDEIRNALQRFVQSYEPDAAAREEIGTVTYSGDGIARVSGLPSAMANELLEFEDGTQGLAQNLEIGEIGAVVLGDFTHIEEGQTVRRTGQVLSVPVGDNFLGRVVDPLGRPIDGKGEIETTERRDLETQAPSVMQRQPVGEPMQTGIKAIDSMTPIGRGQRQLIIGDRQTGKTAIGIDTIINQKTNWESGDPEKQVYCIYVAIGQKGSTIAGVRGALEEAGAMDYTTIVAAPASDPAGFKYISAYTGSAIGQHWMYGGKHVLIVFDDLTKQAEAYRSVSLLLRRPPGREAYPGDVFYLHSRLLERCAKLSDDMGAGSMTGLPLIETKANDVSAYIPTNVISITDGQVFLESDLFNKGQRPAINVGVSVSRVGGSAQTKAIRKVTGSLRLGLAQYRELEAFAAFGSDLDDVSKAQLQRGERLMEMLKQGQYSPFPMEQEVVSIWAGTNGQFDDVPVEDVSRFESDFLEYLGREHSGVLENIRESGKFEDETADALKDAITTFKQGFQTSSGTLLGNEEEAESLEEEKVGQETIKVAKGAGK from the coding sequence ATGGCGGAGCTGACGATCCGGCCGGACGAGATCCGGAACGCGCTGCAGCGCTTCGTCCAGTCGTACGAGCCCGACGCCGCGGCACGCGAAGAGATCGGAACCGTCACCTATTCCGGTGACGGCATCGCGCGCGTCAGCGGTCTCCCCTCGGCGATGGCGAACGAACTGCTGGAATTCGAAGACGGTACGCAGGGCTTGGCCCAGAACCTGGAGATCGGCGAGATCGGCGCCGTTGTTCTGGGTGACTTCACCCACATCGAGGAGGGCCAGACGGTGCGCCGCACCGGTCAGGTTCTCTCGGTGCCGGTCGGCGACAACTTCCTGGGCCGGGTCGTCGACCCCCTGGGCCGCCCGATCGACGGCAAGGGCGAGATCGAGACCACCGAGCGCCGGGACCTTGAGACGCAGGCCCCCTCGGTGATGCAGCGCCAGCCGGTGGGTGAGCCGATGCAGACCGGTATCAAGGCGATCGACTCCATGACACCGATCGGCCGCGGTCAGCGCCAGTTGATCATCGGCGACCGGCAGACCGGTAAGACCGCTATCGGTATCGACACGATCATCAACCAGAAGACGAACTGGGAGTCCGGCGACCCCGAGAAGCAGGTGTACTGCATCTACGTGGCGATCGGCCAGAAGGGCTCGACCATCGCCGGTGTGCGGGGCGCGCTGGAGGAAGCCGGCGCGATGGACTACACCACCATCGTCGCCGCTCCGGCCTCGGACCCGGCGGGCTTCAAGTACATCTCCGCCTACACCGGTTCGGCCATCGGCCAGCACTGGATGTACGGCGGCAAGCACGTCCTCATCGTGTTCGACGACCTGACCAAGCAGGCCGAGGCGTACCGCTCGGTGTCGCTGCTGCTGCGCCGCCCGCCGGGCCGCGAGGCCTACCCCGGTGACGTCTTCTACCTGCACTCCCGGCTGCTGGAGCGTTGCGCGAAGCTGTCCGACGACATGGGCGCCGGGTCGATGACCGGGCTCCCGCTCATCGAGACCAAGGCGAACGACGTCTCCGCCTACATCCCGACCAACGTCATCTCGATCACCGACGGCCAGGTCTTCCTGGAGTCCGACCTGTTCAACAAGGGCCAGCGGCCGGCGATCAACGTCGGTGTGTCGGTCTCCCGTGTCGGCGGTTCCGCGCAGACGAAGGCGATTCGGAAGGTCACCGGTTCACTGCGGCTGGGCCTGGCCCAGTACCGCGAACTGGAGGCGTTCGCCGCCTTCGGCTCCGACCTGGACGACGTCTCCAAGGCCCAGTTGCAACGCGGCGAGCGGCTGATGGAGATGCTGAAGCAGGGCCAGTACTCCCCGTTCCCGATGGAGCAGGAGGTCGTATCGATCTGGGCCGGCACCAACGGCCAGTTCGACGACGTGCCCGTTGAGGACGTCAGCAGGTTCGAGTCCGACTTCCTGGAGTACCTCGGCCGCGAGCACTCCGGTGTCCTGGAGAACATCCGCGAGAGCGGCAAGTTCGAGGACGAGACCGCGGACGCGCTCAAGGACGCCATCACGACCTTCAAGCAGGGCTTCCAGACCAGCTCGGGCACGCTCCTCGGCAACGAGGAGGAGGCCGAGTCGCTGGAGGAGGAGAAGGTCGGCCAGGAAACCATCAAGGTCGCCAAGGGCGCCGGGAAGTAG
- a CDS encoding F0F1 ATP synthase subunit delta → MRGISRASLDEVVRRFDAILPSANAATLGHELFEVVSILAEEHSLRRWLADPANEGDQKSGLMGELLESKVSPATVLVVSDIVRSRWSTGRDMVNAVERVAAYATVAVAEDEQRLNELEDEIFRFGRVVAANPELRASLAMEGVAASHKRTLVENLLSGKVNSATLRLVTEAVTRPRGRTLEQGLEHFGQLVAERAQRYVAVVRTAVPLSENQQARLQDELSRAYGRSIHLNIEIAPEIVGGLSIRVGDEVIDGTVAGRLSEVRRRLAG, encoded by the coding sequence ATGCGTGGTATCAGTCGGGCGTCTCTCGACGAGGTGGTGCGGCGTTTCGACGCGATTCTGCCATCGGCGAACGCCGCCACACTCGGGCACGAGCTGTTCGAGGTCGTCTCCATCCTGGCGGAGGAGCACTCGCTGCGCCGGTGGTTGGCCGACCCGGCCAACGAAGGTGACCAGAAGTCCGGGCTGATGGGTGAGCTGCTGGAGTCGAAGGTGTCACCGGCCACGGTCCTCGTGGTCAGCGACATCGTCCGGTCCCGGTGGTCGACGGGCCGCGACATGGTCAACGCCGTCGAGCGGGTCGCCGCGTACGCGACGGTGGCCGTGGCCGAGGACGAGCAGCGGCTCAACGAGCTGGAGGACGAGATCTTCCGGTTCGGGCGCGTCGTCGCCGCGAATCCCGAGCTTCGCGCTTCGCTCGCGATGGAGGGCGTCGCCGCCTCGCATAAGCGGACCCTGGTGGAGAACCTGCTGTCGGGGAAGGTCAACTCGGCCACGCTTCGGCTGGTCACGGAGGCTGTAACACGTCCACGCGGACGTACCCTGGAGCAGGGGCTGGAACACTTCGGGCAGCTTGTCGCCGAGCGAGCGCAACGTTACGTCGCGGTGGTGCGCACGGCCGTCCCGCTGAGCGAGAACCAGCAGGCTCGGCTGCAGGATGAGCTGAGCCGCGCGTACGGCCGGAGTATCCACCTGAACATCGAAATCGCCCCGGAGATCGTGGGTGGGCTCTCCATCCGCGTGGGTGACGAAGTCATCGACGGCACGGTCGCCGGACGACTCTCTGAGGTCCGGCGCCGCCTGGCCGGCTGA
- the atpF gene encoding F0F1 ATP synthase subunit B, translating into MILAAEQHNPLAFHWDEFIFGLIALIVLVVFMARMWPKLTSALDERANQIEGGIERAQKAEAEAEEIRQQYREKIEEAHRQYAQELEKAKEQRAAIIAEAREEAQVEARRVIDAAHAQIEADRQHALAQLRSEIGSLSADLAERIVGETLSDSAAQNRVIDRFLDELEQSDSQTEVR; encoded by the coding sequence ATGATCTTGGCAGCCGAGCAACACAATCCCCTGGCCTTCCACTGGGACGAGTTCATCTTTGGCCTTATCGCCCTGATCGTCCTGGTCGTCTTTATGGCCAGGATGTGGCCGAAGCTCACTTCGGCGCTGGACGAGCGTGCCAACCAGATCGAGGGCGGCATCGAGCGGGCGCAGAAGGCCGAGGCCGAGGCCGAGGAGATCCGCCAGCAGTACCGCGAGAAGATCGAGGAAGCGCACCGGCAGTACGCGCAGGAGCTGGAGAAGGCCAAGGAGCAGCGCGCCGCCATCATCGCGGAGGCGCGCGAGGAGGCCCAGGTCGAGGCGCGGCGGGTGATCGACGCGGCACACGCCCAGATCGAGGCCGACCGCCAGCACGCGCTCGCGCAGCTCCGATCCGAGATCGGGTCGCTCTCCGCCGACTTGGCGGAACGCATCGTGGGCGAGACACTCAGCGACAGCGCGGCCCAGAACCGGGTCATCGACCGGTTCCTGGACGAGCTGGAGCAGAGCGATTCGCAGACTGAGGTGCGCTGA
- the atpE gene encoding ATP synthase F0 subunit C: protein MDIEGNLNLIGYGLAAIGPGIGVGLIFGLGVQAIARQPEARGMLQGQMLIGFALTEVLALIGLVLAFVL, encoded by the coding sequence ATGGACATCGAAGGCAACCTCAACCTCATCGGATACGGCCTCGCCGCCATCGGCCCCGGTATCGGTGTGGGCCTCATCTTCGGTCTCGGTGTGCAGGCCATCGCCCGCCAGCCCGAGGCCCGCGGCATGCTGCAGGGCCAGATGCTGATCGGGTTCGCCCTCACCGAGGTGCTCGCCCTGATCGGTCTGGTTCTCGCCTTCGTCCTCTGA
- the atpB gene encoding F0F1 ATP synthase subunit A: MSDEAIHAAAGEDCHLFGDNNCGFEEVAPGVEAFFPDPILEFGLPLTAGITKYTLLLVVSVLLVMGFWYITTRKSAVVPGRLQSVAEMLVTFIRDQVTRQQMGKEGDKYLPLMVTLFLFLFSMNVMGIIPGLQLPVTSHIAFPAALAVYVYVMWNAIGIKRHGVAGHFVARVVPGGAPKWILPLLVPIEIAQNFIARPVTHALRPFAAMLSGHLLLAVFAVGGWYMLNLGAGGFLSVLSVGYSGIALVAFIVFTGFELFIMALQAYVFIMLASSYLGEALEGAH; the protein is encoded by the coding sequence GTGAGTGATGAGGCGATTCATGCCGCGGCGGGCGAGGACTGCCACCTCTTCGGCGATAACAACTGCGGTTTCGAAGAAGTAGCGCCCGGGGTCGAGGCCTTCTTCCCGGATCCGATTTTGGAATTCGGTCTTCCGCTCACCGCGGGAATCACGAAGTACACGCTGCTGCTGGTGGTGTCGGTCCTGCTGGTGATGGGTTTCTGGTACATCACCACCCGCAAGTCCGCCGTCGTTCCGGGGCGCCTGCAGAGTGTCGCGGAAATGCTGGTCACGTTCATCCGGGACCAGGTGACCCGGCAGCAGATGGGCAAAGAGGGCGACAAGTACCTCCCCCTGATGGTGACCCTCTTTCTGTTCCTTTTCTCGATGAACGTCATGGGCATAATTCCCGGTCTCCAACTTCCGGTGACCAGCCATATCGCCTTTCCTGCCGCGCTCGCGGTCTACGTCTACGTTATGTGGAACGCGATCGGGATCAAGAGGCACGGTGTCGCCGGACACTTCGTGGCCCGGGTCGTTCCGGGTGGTGCGCCCAAGTGGATCCTTCCGCTGCTCGTTCCGATCGAGATCGCCCAGAACTTCATCGCCAGGCCGGTGACCCACGCGCTGCGGCCGTTCGCCGCGATGCTCTCCGGCCACCTGCTGCTGGCGGTGTTCGCCGTCGGCGGCTGGTACATGCTCAATCTGGGCGCCGGGGGATTCCTCAGTGTTCTCTCCGTGGGCTACTCGGGGATAGCGCTCGTCGCCTTTATCGTCTTCACGGGATTCGAGCTGTTCATCATGGCGCTGCAGGCCTACGTGTTCATCATGCTGGCCTCCAGTTACCTCGGTGAGGCCCTGGAGGGCGCGCACTAG
- a CDS encoding glycosyltransferase family 4 protein produces the protein MREYALTFIIAVAVTYLLTPFVRRAAITMGAVPPVRERDVHTEPVPRMGGIAIYGGFAAALLISAQLPHLQEVFVADTWQGLLLAGGLITVIGVVDDRWGMDPVSKLAGQTAAAGILVWKGVQLLWLPLPGTQLSLGPWLGAVISVLLIVVTINAVNFADGLDGLAAGIVAISAFAFFAYYYVAAIDQGFERQSYPAMIAIILAGVCVGFLIHNFNPARVFMGDTGSMLLGLLLTSITITVTGQFDANAAREFNAGALVVFLPVLLPLLVVALPLADLVLAVLRRTMAGKSPFAPDKKHLHHRLLELGHSHARAVLLMYLWAAIIAFASVSLTVFNAPLMVLTVTILVAACAVGLITLPRLRRRRLARRAKADAAVDHSSSTNG, from the coding sequence GTGCGTGAGTACGCGCTCACCTTCATCATCGCCGTGGCGGTCACGTACCTGCTGACCCCCTTCGTGCGGCGTGCCGCGATCACGATGGGCGCGGTACCGCCGGTGCGGGAGCGCGACGTGCACACCGAGCCCGTCCCGCGCATGGGGGGCATCGCGATCTACGGCGGATTCGCGGCCGCTCTGCTGATCTCGGCGCAACTGCCGCACCTGCAGGAGGTCTTCGTCGCCGACACCTGGCAGGGGCTGCTGCTGGCGGGTGGGCTCATCACCGTCATCGGGGTTGTCGACGACCGGTGGGGGATGGACCCGGTCAGCAAGCTGGCCGGGCAGACCGCCGCCGCCGGAATCCTGGTCTGGAAGGGCGTGCAGCTGCTGTGGCTGCCACTGCCCGGTACCCAGCTCTCGTTGGGGCCGTGGCTCGGGGCCGTCATATCGGTGCTGCTGATCGTCGTCACCATCAACGCGGTGAACTTCGCCGACGGCCTGGACGGCCTCGCGGCGGGAATCGTGGCGATCTCCGCCTTCGCCTTCTTCGCCTACTACTACGTCGCAGCGATCGACCAGGGGTTCGAGCGGCAGTCCTACCCGGCGATGATCGCCATCATCCTCGCGGGCGTGTGTGTCGGCTTCCTGATCCACAACTTCAACCCGGCACGTGTCTTCATGGGCGACACCGGGTCGATGCTGCTCGGCCTGCTGCTCACCTCGATCACGATCACCGTGACCGGCCAGTTCGACGCCAACGCCGCCCGCGAGTTCAACGCAGGGGCCCTGGTCGTGTTCCTCCCGGTGCTGCTGCCGCTGCTCGTGGTGGCGCTACCGCTCGCCGACCTGGTGCTCGCGGTGCTGCGCCGCACGATGGCCGGCAAGTCACCGTTCGCCCCGGACAAGAAGCACCTGCACCACCGGCTGCTGGAGCTCGGGCACTCGCACGCGCGCGCCGTGCTGCTGATGTACCTGTGGGCGGCGATCATCGCGTTCGCGTCGGTCTCGTTGACGGTGTTCAACGCACCGCTCATGGTGCTGACCGTGACGATCCTCGTGGCGGCCTGCGCCGTTGGCCTTATCACCCTGCCCCGGCTGCGCCGCAGGCGACTGGCCCGGAGAGCGAAAGCTGACGCGGCGGTAGATCACAGTTCGTCGACCAACGGATGA
- a CDS encoding L-threonylcarbamoyladenylate synthase — protein sequence MSRSYDCADDARRKEGIADAASAVRRGELVVLPTDTVYGIGTDAFNPGAVAGLLKAKGRGRDMPPPVLVGSVRAAQALVEDFGRHGRDLVDEFWPGPLTVVCAATPSLSWDLGDTKGTVAVRMPLQPVALDLLKEVGPTAVSSANVHGQPPATTAEDAAGQLGESVAVYLDGGPCESDIPSTIVDLTYAVPRLLRAGGIPIERLREVCGTVLGEPKRRAPRDSGAGSDSPEPESEDPGAAAENGDAAGNGDAPRDGAAAADPSRE from the coding sequence GTGAGCCGCAGTTACGACTGCGCTGACGACGCGCGCCGCAAGGAGGGGATCGCCGACGCCGCCTCAGCCGTGCGCCGCGGCGAACTGGTGGTACTGCCGACCGACACCGTCTACGGGATCGGGACGGACGCGTTCAACCCCGGGGCGGTCGCGGGGCTGCTCAAGGCCAAGGGGCGCGGGCGCGACATGCCGCCGCCGGTGCTCGTGGGCTCGGTGCGGGCAGCGCAGGCCCTGGTCGAGGACTTCGGCCGGCACGGCCGCGACCTGGTCGACGAGTTCTGGCCGGGGCCGTTGACCGTCGTCTGCGCGGCGACACCGAGCCTGTCCTGGGATCTCGGCGACACCAAGGGGACCGTGGCGGTGCGGATGCCGTTGCAGCCGGTCGCCCTGGACCTGCTCAAGGAGGTCGGTCCCACGGCGGTCAGCAGCGCGAACGTCCACGGGCAGCCGCCCGCGACGACCGCCGAGGACGCGGCCGGCCAGCTCGGCGAGTCCGTGGCGGTCTATCTCGACGGCGGCCCGTGCGAGTCCGATATCCCTTCCACCATCGTCGACCTGACGTACGCGGTCCCGCGCCTGCTGCGCGCCGGGGGCATCCCGATCGAACGGCTGCGCGAGGTCTGCGGGACGGTGCTGGGTGAGCCCAAGCGCCGCGCGCCGCGCGACTCCGGTGCGGGTTCCGACTCCCCGGAGCCGGAATCCGAGGACCCCGGCGCCGCGGCGGAGAACGGCGATGCGGCGGGCAACGGCGACGCGCCCCGGGACGGGGCCGCCGCCGCGGACCCCTCGCGGGAGTAG
- the prmC gene encoding peptide chain release factor N(5)-glutamine methyltransferase: protein MNFLLDEVARATLRLAEAGVPSPRTDAEELAAFVHGVRRGELHNVVDSDFDALYWECVARRAAREPLQHITGRAYFRYLELRVGPGVFVPRPETEIMVDWAIDTLRAMDVADPLVVDLGTGTGAIAISIAQEVPRSRVHAVESDPEALAWAKRNLDASGHADRVTVHLADMRTALPDLAGRVDLLISNPPYVPTDDAARIPPEVRNHDPAPALWSGRDGLDMIRELEQVGRRLVRPDGVMAIEHGDGQGIDIPRLFPEELGWHDVRNRKDLAHRDRFVVMRRADDWVPGHWERGDRT, encoded by the coding sequence ATGAACTTCCTGCTCGACGAGGTCGCGCGGGCCACGCTACGGCTCGCGGAGGCGGGCGTACCCTCGCCTCGCACCGACGCCGAGGAACTCGCGGCGTTCGTGCACGGCGTTCGTCGAGGAGAGTTGCACAACGTGGTCGACTCCGACTTCGACGCCCTGTACTGGGAGTGCGTGGCCCGGCGGGCCGCGCGGGAGCCGCTGCAGCACATCACCGGGCGCGCCTACTTCCGGTACCTGGAGCTGCGGGTCGGACCGGGGGTCTTCGTGCCGCGCCCGGAAACCGAGATCATGGTGGACTGGGCGATCGACACGCTCCGTGCCATGGACGTCGCCGACCCGTTGGTGGTGGATCTCGGCACGGGAACGGGCGCCATCGCCATATCCATCGCCCAGGAGGTGCCGCGCTCCCGCGTGCACGCGGTCGAGAGCGATCCTGAGGCGCTGGCGTGGGCCAAGCGCAACCTTGATGCCAGCGGACACGCCGACCGGGTGACCGTGCATCTGGCGGACATGCGGACCGCCCTTCCGGACCTGGCCGGCCGCGTCGACCTGCTGATCAGCAACCCGCCCTACGTACCCACCGACGACGCGGCGCGGATCCCGCCCGAAGTGCGCAACCACGACCCCGCCCCGGCGCTGTGGTCGGGCCGGGACGGCCTGGACATGATCCGCGAGCTGGAACAGGTGGGCCGGCGGCTCGTGCGGCCCGACGGGGTCATGGCGATCGAGCACGGGGACGGCCAGGGGATCGACATTCCCCGCCTCTTCCCCGAGGAGCTCGGGTGGCACGACGTCCGCAACCGCAAGGACCTGGCTCATCGCGACCGATTCGTGGTCATGCGCAGGGCCGACGACTGGGTTCCGGGACATTGGGAGAGGGGTGACCGCACGTGA
- the prfA gene encoding peptide chain release factor 1: MKLDDLLGEYYELEQQLADPDVHADQSQARRLGRRYSQLTPIISAYRQLKQVESDMEAARELASEDSAFAEEAAQLATEREQLTERLHYLLIPRDPADEKDVIMEVKAGEGGEESALFASDLVRMYLRYAERQGWKTEVIHSTESDLGGYKDITISFKNKGTPEPGQGVWPQLKFEGGVHRVQRVPVTESQGRIHTSAAGVLVVPEAEEVEVQINDNDLRIDVYRSSGPGGQSVNTTDSAVRITHQPSGIVVSCQNEKSQLQNKEQAMRILRARLYAEAQASADAEAEAERKSQVRTVDRSERVRTYNFPENRISDHRVGYKAYNLDQVLEGELGSVLQALIDSDTKERLEQAQS, translated from the coding sequence GTGAAGCTGGACGATCTACTGGGCGAGTACTACGAGCTTGAGCAGCAGCTCGCAGACCCCGACGTGCACGCTGACCAGTCCCAGGCCCGCCGGCTCGGCCGCCGGTACTCCCAGCTCACCCCGATCATCTCGGCGTACCGGCAGCTCAAGCAGGTCGAGAGCGACATGGAGGCGGCCCGGGAGCTCGCCAGCGAGGACTCCGCGTTCGCCGAGGAGGCCGCGCAGCTCGCCACGGAGCGCGAGCAGCTCACCGAGCGGCTGCACTACCTGCTCATCCCGCGTGACCCCGCGGACGAGAAAGACGTGATCATGGAGGTCAAGGCGGGTGAGGGCGGCGAGGAGTCGGCGCTGTTCGCCAGCGATCTCGTCCGCATGTACCTGCGCTACGCCGAGCGCCAGGGCTGGAAGACCGAGGTCATCCACTCGACCGAGTCTGACCTGGGCGGCTACAAGGACATCACGATCTCCTTCAAGAACAAGGGGACCCCCGAGCCCGGGCAGGGCGTGTGGCCGCAGCTCAAGTTCGAGGGCGGGGTGCACCGGGTGCAGCGTGTCCCGGTCACCGAGTCGCAGGGCCGCATCCACACCTCGGCGGCGGGCGTGCTCGTGGTGCCCGAGGCCGAGGAGGTCGAGGTGCAGATCAACGACAACGACCTGCGCATCGACGTCTACCGCTCCTCGGGGCCGGGCGGGCAGAGCGTCAACACCACCGACTCCGCCGTGCGGATCACCCACCAGCCCTCTGGGATCGTCGTCTCGTGCCAGAACGAGAAGAGCCAGTTGCAGAACAAGGAGCAGGCCATGCGGATCCTGCGCGCCCGGCTGTACGCCGAGGCCCAGGCCAGCGCGGACGCTGAGGCCGAGGCCGAGCGCAAGAGCCAGGTGCGCACCGTCGACCGCTCCGAGCGCGTCCGTACCTACAATTTCCCGGAGAACCGGATCTCCGACCACCGTGTCGGCTACAAGGCCTACAACCTGGACCAGGTTCTCGAAGGGGAGCTCGGGTCCGTGCTGCAGGCGCTCATCGACTCCGACACCAAGGAAAGGCTGGAGCAGGCGCAGTCATGA
- the rpmE gene encoding 50S ribosomal protein L31, with product MKADIHPEYVETHVTCTCGNSFTTHSTVGTGGIRADVCSACHPFYTGKQKILDSGGRVARFEKRFGKRR from the coding sequence GTGAAAGCCGACATCCACCCGGAGTACGTCGAGACCCATGTGACCTGTACCTGCGGGAACAGTTTCACCACGCACAGCACCGTCGGAACCGGCGGGATCCGTGCCGACGTCTGCTCCGCCTGCCACCCGTTCTACACCGGGAAGCAGAAGATCCTGGACAGCGGCGGCCGGGTCGCCCGCTTCGAGAAGCGGTTCGGCAAGCGCAGGTAG
- the rho gene encoding transcription termination factor Rho: protein MSDTTELHTDAAVNAQNEPTVSGAEAGDPASPSDTNASTRSRRRSGGTGLSALKLTELQRLASSLGITGTGRMRKNDIIAAIEAKQGGPVSAPQGTNSSNASATQAEEGTVGGTDDDAAAAPRSGHQAGNAGASASRAKEGEAEQDAAGSGATAVKGEKATGQVEQSEKSARTRRTSRKRSDDSGDQNQPSDGSDSSNSASSVTKTSNTPQKSGSESQNGQSGQGSGRDRQRNRRNRNNREDGADTSQSQDGGQQGGGQGGGSQSGRGDDDSAGGRRRGRRRDRRDRRGRDRQQENEPVVNDDDVLLPVAGILDILDNYAFVRTTGYLPGSNDVYVSLAQVRKNGLRKGDAITGAVRQPREGERREKFNALVRLDTINGMAPDQARGRAEFSKLIPLYPQDRLRLETDPGVLTTRIIDLVSPIGKGQRGLIVSPPKAGKTMVLQSIANAITENNPECHLMVVLVDERPEEVTDMQRTVKGEVINSTFDRPAEDHTTVAELAIERAKRLVEMGIDVVVLLDSITRLGRAYNLAAPASGRILSGGVDSTALYPPKRFFGAARNIENGGSLTILATALVETGSRMDEVIFEEFKGTGNMELKLNRQLADKRIFPAVDVVASSTRKEEILMAGEELNIIWKLRRVLHALDAQQALELLLERMKDTKSNPEFLLQVQKTTVGQNES, encoded by the coding sequence GTGAGCGACACCACCGAACTCCACACGGACGCGGCGGTCAACGCGCAGAATGAGCCAACCGTGTCCGGTGCGGAAGCCGGCGACCCGGCATCCCCATCAGACACGAACGCGTCCACGCGGTCGAGGCGCCGCTCCGGAGGAACCGGGCTGTCGGCGTTGAAGCTGACCGAGCTTCAGCGACTGGCATCGAGTCTCGGTATCACGGGTACGGGGCGGATGCGCAAGAACGACATCATCGCCGCTATCGAAGCCAAGCAGGGCGGCCCTGTGTCCGCCCCGCAAGGAACGAATTCCTCGAACGCGTCTGCGACGCAGGCCGAAGAGGGTACGGTCGGCGGAACCGACGACGACGCGGCCGCAGCTCCCCGGTCTGGCCACCAGGCCGGCAACGCGGGCGCGTCCGCGAGCAGAGCCAAGGAAGGTGAAGCGGAGCAGGACGCTGCCGGGTCCGGCGCCACCGCCGTAAAGGGCGAGAAGGCAACGGGGCAGGTCGAGCAATCTGAGAAGTCCGCTCGGACCCGCCGGACATCCCGCAAGCGCAGCGACGACTCCGGTGACCAGAACCAGCCGTCGGATGGCAGTGACTCCTCTAATTCCGCGAGTAGCGTGACCAAGACATCCAACACCCCCCAAAAGAGTGGCTCCGAGTCCCAGAATGGCCAGTCCGGCCAGGGCAGCGGACGCGACCGCCAGCGCAACCGCCGCAACCGCAACAACCGCGAAGACGGCGCCGACACCAGCCAGTCGCAGGACGGCGGTCAGCAGGGCGGCGGCCAGGGCGGCGGTAGCCAGAGCGGCCGCGGCGACGACGACTCCGCCGGCGGGCGCCGCCGCGGACGCCGGCGCGACCGCCGCGACCGCCGCGGGCGCGACCGTCAACAGGAGAACGAGCCGGTGGTCAACGACGACGATGTCCTGCTGCCGGTCGCCGGAATCCTGGACATCCTGGACAACTACGCGTTCGTGCGCACCACCGGCTACCTGCCGGGCTCCAACGATGTCTATGTCTCGCTGGCCCAGGTTCGCAAGAACGGCCTGCGCAAGGGGGACGCGATCACGGGAGCGGTGCGCCAGCCGCGCGAGGGTGAGCGCCGCGAGAAGTTCAACGCGCTCGTCCGGCTGGACACCATCAACGGCATGGCGCCGGACCAGGCGCGCGGCCGCGCGGAGTTCTCCAAGCTGATTCCGCTCTACCCGCAGGACCGGCTGCGGCTGGAGACCGACCCCGGCGTGCTGACCACGCGAATCATCGACCTTGTTTCTCCGATCGGCAAGGGCCAGCGCGGTCTGATCGTCTCGCCGCCGAAGGCCGGTAAGACGATGGTGCTGCAGTCGATCGCCAACGCGATCACCGAGAACAACCCCGAATGCCACCTCATGGTCGTCCTCGTCGACGAGCGGCCCGAGGAGGTCACCGACATGCAGCGCACGGTCAAGGGGGAGGTCATCAACTCCACCTTCGACCGGCCGGCCGAGGACCACACCACGGTCGCCGAGCTCGCGATCGAGCGGGCGAAGCGGCTGGTGGAGATGGGCATCGACGTCGTCGTGCTGCTCGACTCCATCACCCGGCTGGGACGCGCCTACAACCTCGCCGCGCCGGCGAGCGGGCGCATTCTCTCCGGCGGTGTCGACTCCACCGCGCTCTACCCGCCGAAGCGCTTCTTCGGCGCGGCCCGCAACATCGAGAACGGTGGCTCCCTGACGATCCTGGCCACCGCGCTGGTCGAGACCGGTTCGCGGATGGACGAGGTGATCTTCGAGGAGTTCAAGGGCACCGGCAACATGGAGCTGAAGCTTAACCGGCAGCTCGCCGACAAGCGGATCTTCCCCGCTGTCGACGTCGTCGCGTCCAGCACCCGCAAGGAGGAGATCCTGATGGCGGGCGAGGAGCTCAACATCATCTGGAAGCTCCGCCGTGTGCTGCACGCGTTGGACGCCCAGCAGGCGCTCGAACTGCTCCTGGAGAGGATGAAGGACACCAAGAGCAACCCGGAGTTCCTGCTGCAGGTGCAGAAGACCACCGTGGGGCAGAACGAGAGCTGA